From the genome of Solanum dulcamara chromosome 12, daSolDulc1.2, whole genome shotgun sequence:
ttatttatgattcaatgtgacctcagctaatagatatatgtacgggggttcaaggtcggaccccagtcgcggcctacggggttgggtcatgacagtttctttcaatttcaattaattatgaaccctacttttgataaattatattggactgatttaattctatttttagatgttatcaataatcattatatgcatgttttcatatgaattgcttaattttaagttgaattatgaattcacatgcatgaagctatttccaagttaagattatgaagttacagattattttcatgaatagattatgaattcaatgattttcaagtaaagttttcaatgagttacagctgagattatgatttttgaagttaaagttgagataatgatcagagttaagaccattagatgttttgagaaaatgatcatagttaagatcattagatgtttaaatatggtgataaggacaattctcactgaagttatagattcttatgaatcaccaagttagatgagttattcctaaatgttttaaagatggattgataggcagttactatcttttcctactatgttatgagtatgttttatgagtttctgttgggatattgactaagaaccgagaagacttctaggtggggttcagtcggATAACGTAGTTGGTTATCCAAGGAAATtatagtagcaacctaaagtcctaaaCTGCGTTGCCCACGCAGGTtaccttcatggcttagctagtggatccacatagcccagttgagttgagttgagtcgAGTTATCTTTGGAGTATGCCTTGGCAAGGTTGCCTCCCTTGTTTTGACTAGGAGCCATCGATATGTCTCAATGCAAAAGTCATTAGATTTCATgtagtagctcgcatggtcttagttgttggTTAAAGGTCATATCCCACAAAATTTCGAGTTAAGCTTTAAGAcatcaagttatgagttgaaagttgaagttttatgatatgcattgaccaagaatttcttatgtttaaaaaattgcttttaagctatactcatgctcaatATGATTAGTAATGCATATTATGTCATATTGATCATGTTCTCTTACTtgtcatgcatacctcacatacttagtacattcaaacatactaacgcatatttttctacattgtctcataatgtagggacgaacGACACTCACTACTACCccgctcatggctagagtttttCTAGCTCttcaaagagttggtgagtcctcattctaccgagaAAAAGactttatttcatgtttctatttCTTATACATTTCTTTTATTggtagggtgagctaggagctttttcTAAGCCCCTCCTTCGaaggttaaactagaggcatgtttagacgatgtATTGGTGTAATCTGGTTTGGACGTTGATAGAGTTGGGTTTCCCTAAGTCCCTTACCCCACTTATGATTACTTTCGCTTATATTTATagtgttctttaccttatgtatgcaataaaTGCTATGATGACGTATGGTTGGGGTTTGTCGCATCCCAATTAtagtgttacgactaggccctaggtcaggtcatgacatTATTTCTCTTGAAAACCTAGCTTGAGTGTGTGAGATAACCTTAAGAGAATTGATTGATATTGCCTTAGGGAAattaaagaatgatttagaatagaaGGGGATTTTGAAGGGTTGGATAGTTATAGATTCTGAATAATGCCCAAAAGGTGTCTAGATATATTGAATCGAGCTTGCAAAAATACCCTTATATCCTTcattaaacttttgaaattaaGCCTACGGCTTGGGCCTACAAGTCATACAAACTCCTGCGACTCATCAACTCGAGTCATCCTACAGGACTAAAAATCTCTAAAATCCCGAGTCTCTGAAGTTACATCGATGTGTCATTTTCACGATCCATTAATAAGACTACGGGTCATAGATCCTTatcatcctgcaggtctgaaACCTTGCATATTTTCCTGAGTTCTGATCTTTCCTCATGAGTTAATATGGCGAATCATCAACCTGCCTACAACTCATCCTCGCAAGTCGTAGGACCTCTTCTGAGATTAGTGCTGAACTGGATCAATGACTCACTCTACCTATGCGTTGTTGGAATGGCTACGAGTTGTAGAGTGACTCATAAACTAGAGGACAATCAACATTTTGAGGAATTATttttggttccaacttttcgaCTTTCGGAGTCTTACACTACCACTAATACCTTAATAGATGATATCCTTATTAAAAGTGAGTATGTGTCAATGTAATCGAGACCTTCTTTCTGTCTATAACCTTTGACTACAAGTCTAGCCTATTTATCAGTGCcatcaacttttatttttcttttaaagatctattttgatcctaaaggtttgTTCCCAAGAGGAAGACCAATCAGTTCCCGTgcatttttattcaaaattgattcgATCTTACTATGGACTGTTTCTTTTCAAAatgctgactcagaagaagacaTCACTGCTTTAAATATTTGAGGTTCCTTTTCAAGCAAGAATGCTACAAAATCTAGTCCAAAAGAAGTAGATGTCCTTTGACTTTTGTTACAGCTTATCAACTTTGTAGTAAATcaaaacttattaataaagcattcatcatcTTTTTTAATGTTCGATTTTTTTCTGTAATTTCATTTGATTATAGAGTGTAAGGGGCAATAGTCTgatgaataatttcatattctaaacatatctctgAAAAAGGAGATTCATATTCTTCACTGATCACTTTGAATCATCTTTATcgttttattcaattgattttccacttcATTCTTATATTGCTTAAATGGGtcacttgttttatttttactattaatAAAATGCACATAACAAATATTGAGTGCAATGgtcaataaaaattataaaatacttttttccaCTGCAAGATGGTATTGAATTCAtatcacatatatatgtatgaattaagTCTAAAGAATTTGAATTCCTATCAATAAACTTATATGAATATTTAATAAACTTAGATTCAACACCAATTtcacattttgatttattacaTCAAACTTAGGTAATACTTTTAAGTTAATCAATCTTCGCAGAGTTTTGTAGTTGACATGTCCTAAATGAACATGCTATAAAATATTTGACTCCAATAAGTTAACAGAAGCAAAATGCTAATTAATATTGTCAACAACTATTACATTTAGCTTTATAAATCCCTCAGTGAAGTAACCCTCTCCTACgaacatttcattcttacttaTTATAACTTTGTCACTAACAAGGACACACTTAGACCCATTTTTAATGGGTAGTCGAGCAAAAATCAAATTCTTTCTGATTGTAAGAACGTGCAGAACTTTGTTGAGAGTCAGAACCTTGCCGGAAGTCATCTTCAAAAGTAACTTCCCACATCCATCAATATTGACTGTTGCAGTATTTCCCATGAAAAACTCCTCATTAAATTCAGTGTGAGTGTATCTTGCAAATGCTTCTTTCATAGAACAAACATGTCGAATGGAACTAGAGTCAAGAAACCACTCCTTTGGATTTCCAACCAAGTTGCACTCTGATATCATAGCATAGAGGTCATCTACATCATCCATCTTTTCCACCATGTTTTCTTGAACCTATccctttatttttttccttcttcagGGCATGACAGTCGGGAGCCTTGCGACCAGCTTTTCTACAATTGTAGTAGTTGTCTTAGAACTTTTTCTTggttttctctttcttttatcCAGTGAAATTCATTCTTTTCTTGCCGTCTGTGGgagtctttttaaaaatattatctccCATAATACTTGAATTTCCAACTTCTTTTTAGTTGTTTTGTTATCTTtctcaatcttgagacgaatTACAAGATCTCCGAGCTTTATCTCTTTGTGCTTGTGCTTTAGATAGTTTTTGAAGTCTCTCTACGAATGAGATAACTTTTCAATCATTGAAGTCACTTGAAATGCTTTATTAACCACCATTTCCTCAGTAATAAGGCTATGGAAAATAATTTGAAGCTCTTGAACTTAAATTTTAACTGATTTGTTgtttatcattttatagtccAAAAATTTGGCAACCACAAAAATTTTCAAACATGCATCTTCAGTCTTATACTTtttctcaagtgcatcccacaaCTCTTTTGAAGTAGTCAATGCACTATAAATATTGTACAAGTCCTCTCTAAAGAAGTTTAGATGAAGACTTAGGAAGTTTGTTGTTTTCATGCCTCAAAAGTCACGAACTTTTCTCTCTCTAGCATATTAGCTATAGACCTGGGGGCTCATTGATAAACTTttgcataccaagagtggtaagtTAGAAAAATACCCTTTGTTGACACCTTTGAAGTTCACTCGAGAGAATTTCCCCGATTTCTCTGTCAGTAGCACAACAGTTCGGCTTGGTGTTGCAACAGTCACAGAAGTAGTAGCACTTTGAGTTGTCATGTTTTCACTGACAAAATGGACAAACTTGATTCAGTAAGCAGTAGACAGAATTGCATAACTTATCACAACAACAACgacgaagtttttatattcttcaaattgtTGTACAAGTATGAATTTTGATATTCCAacaaagtttttatattcttcaaattgaAATATTAATTCACACTTAATATTAAACAGGGcggtgaagtttttatattcttcgaaCCAAATATACAGTCTGATTTTTAGGTGAAGTTTTGTATTATTCAAATCAAAGGAGTAGAAAATCAGAAGATTTTAATCTCCAAAAAATCAAATACCGATAAATTTCAATTGGAGAGAAAACCACACAAGTTTTAATCTCCAAACAATCATATAGattaaaaaaactaatttccttaagattgttatcCAATCTGTATTAGAAAATCacctaaaacaaaaaaaattgtaaaacaAAAACTTTTATAGAACAAAAAACTTTTGCAgaaataataaacaacaaagCTTTTAGCAAGTTTTCAAAACCAAAAATTAAAACTAGTAATGAGAACAAAATTTGTAAGAAAAACATAAACAATATTGACAATAAGAAAATCGAGTCCACTGAATGTACAAtgtgtccttaagaaaattattcccctcaagtACCTAATGTTAATGGAATATATCCTTCCAGGATAGAATGCATTTATTCACCAGTATATCGATACCAAAAATAATGGTGTCAGCGAGCCACTCAATGGGAGCAAAGTACACTAAAATACTAGATTTAGTTGTgcagaagaagaaaaagtagtTCAGAAATTTCATAGTGAAAAGTCTGAGGAATCACATGTATTTATAGCCAAGAAGTATTGTTTCTGAAAGTTTGCAATCTTGTAGAATAGTCACTAAGACATGGCTATTCCTGAAAGTTTGCAACCTTTTCAGAACAGTCATTAAAAAAATGGTGGAACATttaaataaaatgggaaacacaTTGTAAATAAATCGGGTCACGCGGATCCGATTTTGGGTTAGGTTGTTTCGGGTTGGCCATTTAatgattaaataataattaattacctaataaaagaaaattttgtccAAAAAGTAATCTCTCAATCATTTTTCAAAGCTAAAGCCAAAGACGAGCGACGACGACAGCGGCGCTAGGGGGTTCCTCTTTCCAACCCATTTAACAACTAGAAGAAGTGTTTCATTATTTAAACACTTGAATTTTTCTCTCCACTACCAATGAAGGAGAATTGTTTTTTTTACTAGAGAACACTTCATATTTTCTCCTTTCATCTTTCCTCCATTTCCCATTTTTTCTTACTATATAAACCCAACAACCTGTGCCATTTAGAACTTGCCCCATTGATTTTCACTAAAATATGGAGAGTTGCAAAATTGAAATGGTTAAAAGGTATCTTGCACAGTTTGAGCATGAAATATGAATATCCGGTTAGTGTTTATGGTGATAGTCAAGTAGTCATACTTGGGATGTCTACACGAAAGGTGAACGACATATGAGTCATATACTAACATTGTAAttcctccatttcatattaagtgaatttttgagggatttttcattgttcaaaataaatgaattattcaaagttcaagatagatgtttgaaactttttccatatttgccctttcatttattgaagttttatattttctaagagataaatcacactaccaaagttatatttatgattttagaaAGAGTAATAGTGGAAAATATGGTTTAAATTATGtccttgaatatttttcttaatatgtgtacATTGCttcacaaattcacttaatatggaatgaAGGGAGTAACTTCGACATTTATTGTATGTTGGTTTCAAGGAACAACAAACTTTTgtaatgatgaatgcaatgtattCCTTTTTTGAGGTCTATTCACACTCTTGGAATTCACACTCTTGTTGTTTATAATGAAAGGCTAGTAACTAGTCTTTAAACACTAAACGGACTGATgaatatatgtgtatattaaATTATGAATATACAAATGTAAAATTTTTAATAATAGGAGAAGAAAACAAATGTTTGGATTGAGCTTGCCCAAAGATATCATGCCGCCACCAATAATGTACACTGACCCTTGTTTCAAAATAGGATGGACTTTTACGCTTGTTTGATTTCCCCATTGAATTGAATTAAGAATAGATTGAATTGGACTTGCTTGTATTAGGAGGTTGATTCGTTCTCCACTTCACCACCCCAAGTTCTCACTCTTTCCTCTGCTTGAAGAGCCTGCAATAATTTGAGAGTTAATCTAGATAGCCGCTCATCCAAATGCTTAAACTAATAATAGCACGCGAATGTCTAATGATGTATGtaatttatgtataatatatgtataacaaGTGTATAATTTATGTATATCGGTTAGGAAAAGTAAACCTTGAAGCTGGATGGTTATTTATGTAAAGATTCCCATGAATTATTACTCTAGCGGAATCTGATACATCAAATATCATACTCCTTGTTGTATTGGGAAGTGAGATTCAATGTAACAATATCTACATAAATATATGCCTAATTCTTGAATCTCTTGACCTTTGTTATTTTTGCCTAATCATTTGAGAAATGTTGTAGCTAACACTATGTGATTCATCCCATCAGCTGTCTAATCCTTGGTTGGAACAGATATCTAGTGGAATTGTTGAGGTGCACACAAAATGACGATGAAAAAAGTCAGAATTACCTGTTTGTGCCAACTGGTTCGGGCAATGATAAAAAACTGGAAGAGGGTCTGAAGCAAGCTCCCAGCAAGCATAGCTGAAAGTATGCCTTCAACTCCAAATTTGAACTTGTAACCAAGCAATGCACCCAATGGCAGCCCAAAACCATAATAACCTCCAATGCTAATTAAGGCCACTTGAAGCTGCCATCCTGCACCAACTGCCACTCCTgcattttgaaatttgattaaTAACATCCAATGCTAATTAAGACCACTTTTTTCATATGTATGTACCTCGAAAGTAGGTCAACGAGTAGAATTTAGAGAGAAATACCAAGTAGAACAGGTTGGATTCCATTAAGGAAGATGATAGCTGCAAGAATATAGCCCAGCtttgatgtttcctttatgacATGCTGCTCATTTGTGAATagtcttggaaactcttttctgGTAGCTAATATTGTGGCTGAGAATACAAGGCCAATAACTGCTGATGTCAAAACATTGACTAAAATGGAGAATTTTGCTGCTTTTGGATTTCCAGCTCCTAATTCATTTGAAACTCTCACACTGCAAAGCCACAATTATCTCAGGGAGGGCAGATTTCCAACAAAATAGGGGAAAATTAATTGAACAGAAACAGAAAATATTATCATCCGGGCTATATTTGCTAACGAAAATCTCATGATAGAATTTACATGCTGCAAGCAAAAGCACTACTCCTACTAGTTCTTTTGGACTTTTTTCAGCTAACCTGGTTGATGCAGTGAAACCAAAGGCAACCGTCAGAGTCCACAGTTGCAGGCCGAGGCTGTCAATATCCAGACCAGTTGGTTAACGTGTAAGGATTTGTAGTGAAGTGATTCAAAAGAAAGTTTATAGTGAAAGAAGTCAAAAAGAAAGAATCAAATTTGTGAGACAACAAAAGGGTAATTAGCTCAAAATTTCATTACACTGACGATGTACAAGTTAAATCCAAGAAAGTGTAGTTGCTATGGAGCAACATGAAACTAACCAGATCGATATGGCATCAACAGAAACTGTAGCATTTTTCAAGCCTCCTACCATTAGAATCACTGCTGTGAAGTACCAAAGCTCTAAACTGCCACCATTTAATTAGTCTCATCACGAAGTTGAAACATTTCAAGAGACAGTAAGTAGTAACTACCAAGCTTCCAGTCTCTACTTACCACACCATTACAGCGGAGGCAAGTGATAGCTTCACAAAATTAGTCAATGATTTGAAAGCCAGACATGAAAAACCAGTCCATGCCTCTGGAAAATAGCCCGAAACAATGTAAATAAGCTGAGCAATGTCCAAAATCCACCAAGAGATGTTTCCAGCAATTGCAGCACCAAAAAGTCCATGCCCTGCCTTTACAACAAGAATCCAATTGAGGAATACATGAATTGCCAATCCTACGATGGATGTGATGGCCATGAACCAAACTTTGCTCTGAGATTGAAGAAACTTTTGCATAGGAAAATTGAGGGCATATGCAAACATTTGAGGAATAATCCAAATTGCATATTTCCCTGCAAGATGAGAGATATCTTTATCTTGACGTAGGAGCTTTAGTATGGGCGATGTGAAGACAAAAACTGGCGTGAGCAACAAAGATGTAACTCCAGTAATGATCCATGATCTCTGCAAGTAAACTCCAAGCATATTGAACTGTCCAGCTCCCACTGCTTGACCACAAAGTGTTGCCAAAGCACTTGCCATCCCTAACTAATTAACAAAACCCTGTTATTTGTCTTAAATATGCTACATATTATTCTATACTCCATAACTACCAATACACAATGGGGCCTTTTTTTATTATGAGCGAATTGAGTCCATACTTATTCATGGCCTATTTGAATTAATTTGAGTGaacaagaaaaataaggaaTTTGGAACCGCTAAggttaaatattaatttaaaactcataaattttaaatctcaGACTCCGGCCTCtgctttaaaaaaaacaataaaaggAGAGAATATATAATAGCATACCATGACTCCATAGACAAATCCTGCAATAACATTATGAACTTCTGAGACAGCAGCAAGCTCTAAATCTCCCAGTCTTCCTGCAAAGGCAGCCGTGACAAACTCAAGGGAGAACAAAGACACTGCATTCAAGATAGCTGGTCCTGCTATATGCCACACCTTTTTTCCTTCAACACACCATTTATTGCCTATCTTTTCCTTCTCAGTCTCTTGTCTCTCTAATTCTAAGGCCTTTTGTTCCATTTTTAGAATTAACCTGATGATTCAAAACTctcttttatcttcttttttttaaaaaaaaaaaaaaagaatcactGGAGGACCTAGAACTAACTATATTAAAGAAACTAGTATATGCATGTGCCCTCTTATGTTTAAGTGTATTATTATAATTGATTTAAGATAAATTATCTGCAAATTGAGTTGGGTTTGGTATCCATAGTcagttaaataaaaatattctgAGCTAATCATGATTCAAGAGATGTAGAAGGTATAAAACTTTGGGCTTTCTGCCCTTTTTGTTGACTATTGACCATAAGACCAAATGATTGAAATAGACAGTTGAAATTGTGAAACACTGCCTATGTTTTCTATTTTTAAGAGAATAatatattcttggaaaataaagaagttaTAGATTGAGGTTTGAGTTGAAATGGTTGCTTTTTCTCTGTCCACACATTTTAAGCAATTTTATCCACTCAATATCattcaattattatatatatatatatatagcagaTCTACAATATAATATCCAATATCACACTAAATTTATGTGAACTTAATtgtttttgttcaattttataaatgtcttagaaaatttactaaatatttattgatatttAATTATAAACCCATGAACTTCAAATATGAAACACCTTTGAAAATAAACAGTCAAATTTGTTTGGCTATTTATCATACCATATAAGTGATAATTTTATCAGATTAacattaatatttatttttaaaaattatataattatcttAGAAGTAACTTGATTTACAGGTAATCACACAAAAAAAAGTTTGACATTGGCATTCTTGACATAAGACTCTCTGACTAGATTCAATTCAAACAGATTCTATTTAATTCATGGTTCATTTCTGATTTTACGGAATTTGTTACATAacaaataaaggaaaagaaggggggggggggtagggGGGCGATACATTGACATACTTGACACTAATTCCCATTAGGAAAAAATTAATCCAGTCCTTGATTTTTCTTAAAACTTCAGTGCAATAAATTATTTGTCCCAtatcttttttgttttgttttgtttttcttctgTATAAAATTGGTACAAATAATTTATTGCACTAAAGTATCTAAACAGAAGTAGAAACCCTTAttcttatataaaaaatatttttcaatacaaaatatataagttcaatttattttaaaatgaaataaggtctgaaatatttttaaattatgtaaaattgaacaaaaatattCTCCGTTAATAGTCTGATCCAAAAATGTtcatattattaataatttaataaaaaaatatcttacaattacttttgaattaaaaatatctttttcctaataaacatattatttctttatttgaaAACACAAAACAAATCATATTGGAAACTTTCGAGCACGTAATATATGCTACCATTGGAGAGACTTAAACCACATCTTAATCCAAATGCGGCATTCAACAAAATCATGAGCCTCGTAGTACCTGCATATGGCAGCTCTGTGGAGCTTTTTGGTTCGAAACCTTTTGAATTTCTTGTAGTGTTGgtgatttttttagaaaaaagttACACAATTAATTccctataattattttaaataaaattttcattaacctatctataattattttaaataaaattttcattaatctATATATAGATTACCCAATTTTTctgagggtctctcggaaacagccgtcctaccttgtaggagtaaggtctgcgtacactctaccctccccagaccccacgttgtgggatttcactgggttgttgttgttgttgttgtatatatatatatatatatatatatatatatatattacatgaaatccCTTAAGCAAAATGTTGTTCGCTTTTTTTACTCTTTAGAACTTCAACACTAAATTTTATGTATTACTTTCAACGTTTTTCTTACTTGAACTATGCAATATACCATATTTGTGAAATAAGTAGCATCAAAATAAGTGTAGGAAACTAACATGCATATTTTTTAGGTTTTGGAGTCTTTATCATTGTTATAGAATTTtagttgaataattttttataattttactattttagttttttgccaaaaattttgggagaaaaaagtcatttttgaaaaaagcaaattaagttatttttcaaaagataaaaaaataattttccctTAAAATACTTTTGAGAAAATACATCAGaaacactttttaaaaattttgtcaAACACTAATATTTTGTGTATTATTAATACCTTGTTTGatactatatttttttagattatATATAATACTTTATTGTGTATtaagatatttattattaatatcatgaattttcatgtattaattatatatttctaCACATACATTAGACTGATTGGCATCCTTGAATTTTCATTGGGATCATAATTATCTTCCtttccttcaattttcattGGCATCCTTGACATTTGATATAAGACTCTGACTAGATTCAATTCAAACAAACTCTACTTAAGTCACAGCACTTTTTCATTTCTGACTTTATGGAATTTGTTAGATAAAGAATCaagaaaaagagaggaagaaaaaaaaaaag
Proteins encoded in this window:
- the LOC129877422 gene encoding protein DETOXIFICATION 29-like, which codes for MEQKALELERQETEKEKIGNKWCVEGKKVWHIAGPAILNAVSLFSLEFVTAAFAGRLGDLELAAVSEVHNVIAGFVYGVMLGMASALATLCGQAVGAGQFNMLGVYLQRSWIITGVTSLLLTPVFVFTSPILKLLRQDKDISHLAGKYAIWIIPQMFAYALNFPMQKFLQSQSKVWFMAITSIVGLAIHVFLNWILVVKAGHGLFGAAIAGNISWWILDIAQLIYIVSGYFPEAWTGFSCLAFKSLTNFVKLSLASAVMVCLELWYFTAVILMVGGLKNATVSVDAISICLGLQLWTLTVAFGFTASTSVRVSNELGAGNPKAAKFSILVNVLTSAVIGLVFSATILATRKEFPRLFTNEQHVIKETSKLGYILAAIIFLNGIQPVLLGVAVGAGWQLQVALISIGGYYGFGLPLGALLGYKFKFGVEGILSAMLAGSLLQTLFQFFIIARTSWHKQALQAEERVRTWGGEVENESTS